The Campylobacter concisus sequence GATCTATCGTCGTGCAAGCACCGATCTCGACAAAATCACCCAAAACTACGTTGCCATTGTGGTAAATTTTTACATGCTCGCCAGTTTTTGTATGTGCATAGCCAAAGCCATCGCTTCCGATCACACAGTTTGCCAGTAGGTGGCACTCGTTACCGATGACGCAGTCGTTGTAGATGACGACATTTGGATGGATGATGCAGTTTTTACCGATAGTTACGTTATCGCCCAAAAATGCCCCAGCCATGACTACCGTATTTTCGCCCACGCTCACATTTGAGCCTACATAGACATTTGGCATTATCTTTGCACTCTTGGCGATATTTGATGGCTTTGGCTCACAAAAAAGTGGCTTAGCATAATCTTTACTAAGCAAGGCAAATGCAAGGTGCGGGTTATCACACACAAGTGCGACCATGCCAGCTGGCACCAAGCCTAAAAGCGATTTTGTCACCAATATGGCTCCAGCATTTGAAGTGCTTATAAATTTGGCATTCTTCTCGCCATCACAGTATGTTAGCTCGGCCTTATTTGCATTTTTTAAAGAATTTAGAGCAAAAATTTCAAGATCTTCTCCGCTAAAAGTAGCATTTACTTTTGAGGCTATTTCACTTAGTTTCATCATATATCCATTATCACAGATCCGCCGCGCACGACATCAACTGGGTTAAATTTCTTTATCGATTTTAAAAAGTTCTCTATCCTACTCGCATCGTCAGCCACCATGACAACGATGTAGTTTTCGTTTGTATTTGTAACGATACCGTTATACGACTTTAGTATCGCCTCAAGACCGGCAAAATTTTCACCAAGTGGGATTTTCACAAGAGCCATCTCTTTTTCGACAAATTCGCCACTTTCTATGACTTTATACGTTGGGATGAGCTTATGAAGCTGTTTTACGATCTGCTCTAAAACTCTCTCGTCGCCACTTGTTACGATACTTAGCCTTGAGAAGTTGCTCTCAGGTATCGGAGCAACGGTGAGCGTATCGATGTTGTAGCCCCTGCCCGCAAAAAGCCCAGAAATTCTAGCCAAAACGCCGTGTTCATTTAAAACTATAACCGAAATCGTTCTTCTGATACTCATTTTTCTTCCTTGCTCTTTAATATCATATTATAAATCGCAGCTCCAGCTGGAACCATAGGAAGCACATCCTCAAAGCGGTCGATCCTAACGTCGATCATCGCTGATTTTTTGCTATCGATCGCCTCTTTTAAAGCCTTTCTAAACTCATCCTTGCTCTTGCAAACAAAGCCAATTCCGCCAAATCCTTCAGCTATCTTTACAAAATCAGGCTGCAAGCTAAGATCAGTCGATGAGTAGCGTTTTTCATAAAAAAATGTCTGCCACTGACGAACCATACCTAAGAAGTTGTTGTTTAAAATGATGTTTATAACTGGCATATTTATCTCATGAGCAGTCATTAACTCTTGGATATTCATAAGTATTGAGCCATCACCTGTAAAATTTATAACAAGATTTTCTGGTTTTGCACATTTTGCGCCGATCGCTGCAGGGAGGCCAAATCCCATTGTGCCAAGTCCACCACTTGTGACAAGCTGTCTTGCTCGGTTAAACGGATAAAACTGCGCCACCCACATTTGGTGCTGTCCGACGTCTGTTGAGATTATCGCATCAGCTCCTGCTATCTTTGCGGTCTCTTCGATGACCCATTGTGGCTTTAAGACCTTGTCGCTATCTGTGTAGCCAAGTGGATTTAACTTAGAATATCTATCTAAAATTTCTCTCCAAGGTGCGTAGTTTTCAGGCTTTGCATTGACTTCTTCATGAAGCTCAGTTAGCACGTTTGTAAGATCGCCAACGATTGGATAGTGAGCATTTATGATCTTTGAGATTGAGCTTGGATCGATATCGATGTGAATTATCTTTGCATGTTTGGCAAACTCATCCGTCCTGCCAGTGATCCTGTCACAAAATCTAGCTCCAAGCGAGATGAGAAGGTCGCACTCGCTAAGTGCCATATTTGAAGCGTAGCTGCCATGCATGCCCGCCATGCCTAAATTTAGCTCATCTTTTGCATCAAGCACTCCAAGAGCCATCAGCGTCTCAACCGCTGGGATGCCAGTTTTTTGCATAAATTTACGGATAATATCACTAGCTCCAGATGCGACCGCGCCACCACCGATGTATAGAAGCGGCCTTTTAGCTTCATTTATCGCAACTGCTGCTTTTTTTATCTGTTTTGAGTTGCCCTTATAGGTTGGCTTGTAGCTTGGGATAGAAATTTCCTTTGGATAGACAAAGTCACCAAGTCTTGATGTGATATTTTTTGGGATATCGATATGAACCGGTCCTGGACGGCCTGATCTTGCGATATAAAAGGCTTCTTTTATGATACGAGGTAGCTCTTCAACGCTATTAACTAAAAAGTTATGCTTAACACAGGGGCGTGAAATGCCGACCGCATCGATCTCTTGAAAAGCATCTGTACCGATCATAAATGTTGGCACCTGGCCGCTTATAAGCACGATTGGAATACTATCACTATAAGCTGTTGCAAGGCCAGTGACTGCATTTGTAAAGCCAGGGCCACTTGTCACAAAAGCAACGCCAACTTTACCACTAACCCTAGCGTATCCATCGGCCGCATGAACGGCTGCTTGCTCGTGGCGAACCAAAACGTGTTTAAAATAAGTCTGCTTGTATGTTTCGTCGTAGATATTTAAAGCTGCACCGCCAGGATAGCCAAAAACTATCTCAACGCCCTCTTCGTGCAAGGCCTCGCTTATCATCTGTGAACCAGAAATCTGTTTTATCATCACTTTAGCCTTTTGATAAATTTATCGCAGATTATATCCCAAAGCATTTTAAATCCATTTTAACTTTCTAGCGAAATTTAGGTATTGCTTTGATTTTCTTGAAAAATTTTTAACTAGCTTAGAAGAATAATACAAAATATTTTACATAAAATTAAACATATTATTTTTAGTAAAATTGATAAATTTAAGTGAGCAAAGACTATAAAATTTTAAGAGCTAAAACTCATTTGTATAAATTTTAGGCTTAATTTTTTAATTAAAATAAGCCTAAAATTTTGCTTCATTTTTTATATCATTTAGCTTTTTAACGGCTTCGTCAAAGTTATCAGAATTTATGAAAACATTAATATTTTCATTTTTCTTATAGACTTTATCGTAGTATTTTGTGAGTAAAATTTCAGCTACTTTAGCAATGTCATTTTCATTAAATTTAGCCACAGCTTCATCTCTAGCTTTTTTATCGATAAATGGTGAAATTTTCTTCATACACTCGTCAAAAAAAGCTTTATCCACACTTTTATAGTCATCTACTATACAAGAAATTCTTTTTTCTAAACTTGCACTTACTTCGACATTTATGCCACTACGCATTGCCTCATAAAGGCTCTTTGGCAAGCTTAATGAGCCTATCCTTCTGCTCTCACCCTCAATAAAGCAAATTTTATCTTCTAGCGTTATGAGCTTTTCAAATAACGCATCTTCAAAGCTTTTTTGACTTGGCTGCGCGCCATTTATCGCCCCAAAGACAGAGCCTAAATGATTTGCCATAGCTTCAAGGTCTATTGACGGGCTTAGAGTCCTTATTAGCTTACTTTTATAGCAGCCAGTATTGCCAAAAAGAGTGATAAATTTTGTGCTCAAAGGTCGATTTAGAAATTCTAAAACATGATTTCTATAAGCTTTATAGCCACTACTAAGCCTAAAAACTCTATATCCTATCATGCTAAGCACATAGCCAACAGAATTTGATCTAAGCCCACCTTTAGCGCAGTAGATACCAATAGCTGAACCAACCTTGGCTCTTTTATAAACCTCATCAATGATATTTTGTAAATTTTTGCAGATATATTTTGCGCCAAGACTCTTTGCTAGGAATCTATCGCTTTTATAGAGCGTGCCTACCTCTTTATGTTCTATGTCATTTAAAGCGTATAAATTTATGGCATCTTTTATGTGAGAATATAAAAATTCATGTGGCGATCTTGCGTCTATTAAAATTTCAAAAGAGCTTCTTTTCTCTAGCCACTGCTCTACATCAAGCTCAAATAACGGCACTAAATGCCTTTTTTAGTTTCTCAAAAAGTGGATGAAATGGTGTGCCATTTACTCTAACATCAGAGATGGTGGTTATAAAATTTGTATCTCCGCTCCACCTTGGCACAAGGTGATAATGCACATGCTCAGCTATCCCAGCTCCCGCTGCCTTGCCTAAATTCATACCTATATTTACGCCATTAGCATAAAGCTCTTTTTTTAAAATTTCAACTCCAAGCCTTACAAATTTACTCATCTCAAACCAAGTCTGCTCATCAAGCTCTTCGATCTTGTCGGTATGCTGATTTGGTATTATCATAAAATGCCCTGGAGAATACGGATATAAATTCATAATCCCAAAACAATGTTTAGCTCGAAAAAGCACACCATTTTTATCATCATCATCTGAGTTTATAACATCACAAAAAACACAGCTATCTTTTTTAGCGCTAAAGTATTCGCTTCTCCAAGGGGCACAAAGGTGCTGCATTACTCGCCCTCCTTTATCTTTTTGACGGCATTTTTTATATCATCTTGCCTCATAAAATGCTCTCCTATCAAGAAAGCATCTACGCCTATTTTACTTAGCTCTCTAAGCTGTTCATGCTCGTAAAGGCCACTTTCAGCAACTATTATCTTGCCATTTGGCAAAAGTGGTATGAGCTTCTCACAAAGGCTCATATCCATCGTAAAATCATCTAAATTTCTGTGATTTATACCTATTATATTTGCTCCTGCAAAGATAGCCTTTTTCACATCACTCGCGTCGTGAGTTTCAACCAAAACTTCAAGCCCTAAGTGATGAGCGTAGTCTAAAAGCTCTTTTAGCTCATTTTGAGTTAACGCTTTTGCGATGAGCAAGATAAAATCCGCCCCATAAACAAGAGCTTCAAGAATTTGATACTTATCAACGATAAAATCTTTTCTAAGGATCGGCCTTGATGCGTAGCGCCTAACTTGAGTGATATACTCGATGTTGCCTTTGAACCAATGTGGCTCAGTCAAGATACTAAAGGCATTTGAGTACTGCTCGTATTCTTGAGCTATTTTTATCGGCTCAAAATCCTCTCTTATCACGCCCCTACTTGGGCTTGCTTTTTTGATCTCAGCTATGATTTTTATAGGCTCATTTTGACTTGCTCTAAGTGCATTTAAAACATCTCTTGGCACGTATGGATTATACGCGAGCGAGCGACCAAGCCACTCCTCAGGGAAGTCTGCTTTTCTTTTTTCAAGATCATCTTTGGTTTTTTTAATTATCTCATCAAGTATCATTTTTTAAGCCTTTTGTTTAGATTTATTATACAGCGCTCTATTAGGTGCAAATGCTCTTTTGCCTCTTTTGAAGCTCTAAAATCAACATCTTTCATCGCGTGCTGCATAATGCTTTTTGCCTTTTTGCACTCACCAAGCTTAAAATATCCCCACGCTAGCGAATCCTCATAATAAGGCGACTCAGGCGAGATAGCAAGCGCCTTTTGCACAAGCTCTATACCCTTTCTAGGGTCAATATCATGATCTATCAGTAAGTAGCCATAATAGTTAAAAAACATATCATTTTCTAGCTTTGGCACGCTAGCTTCAAATTTATCTAAAATTTCAGACATTTTTTGTTCGTTCAAGTTGTCTTTATTCATCTCGTATTCGTAAATCGCGGCTTTTGCTAAAAAATTTAAATCCCTGCTATCGTTATAAATTTTAACAGCAAGTATATATGCATCACCAAAATTACTAGTTGCTGCATAAAGATCCATAAGTGCCACATCGTTGTAGCTATATTTTTTTAAAATTTCAATTGCTGCTTTGTAATTTTTATCATAGATAAAAAACTGCACGATCTTATCAATATACGAAGTATCGTGATTTAGCTCATAAAGCTCTTCAAAGAGCTCGATCACTTTTGGGAAATTTCTTTGCTGGGAGTAAATTTCAGCCAAAAGCTCGCAAGTCTTTAGCGTGCAGCCTTGTTCATCTCTAAATTTTTCAAGATATTTTGTAGCGTCTTTTATCTTATCCATGCGATTTATCAAAATATCAACGATACGGAGCAAATTTTCTTCTTCTTGCTTTAGCGAGTATGCCTCTTCAAAGTATTTTAGCGCAGTCGTTGTTTCATTTTGCATCATACAAATAGTGCCAAGCATGAGTAAATTTTGGGCATTTGGCTCTTTTGTGGCAAGCTCTTGCATTAAACTTTTAGCCTCATTTAGCTTTGAAAGATTTACTAAATTTGCCACCTTTATACGGATAAAATCGCTATCGTCTTTTAAGCTTTTTTCGCCTTCACTTATCAAAGCGTCTAAATTTTCATTTTTTGTAGCAAAGGCGAGTTTGATCGCCTCTTTTAAATAAGCTTTTTGATTCGTATCTTTAAAAATGTTTGAGTAAGCTTGAATGCTAGCATTCACATCTCCACTATCTTGAAACAATAAAGCCTGCATTAGACGTAAATTTATACTTTTATTATCGTCAGCCAAAAGTAGCTGCGAGTTAAAAAATACGCTCATAAAAAATACTAAAATTTTACGCCAATGCATTCTGCTTTTAGCTCCTTTAAATTTTTTTTAAAATAATTCCAAAACGGAAAAGTCCTACACTGCTGTGGCCTTAGCTCATAAACTGAGCAGTTTTTATTTTTTTCATCAAAAAATACACAAGCAAAGCCATCTTCATAAGGCTTCTCTTTTATGCTACACCTTAGCCCAACTCTTATTAAAAACTGCTTTTCAAACTCATCTTTACTCATATGAAATGCAGTGCAAAATTTTGAAATTTCTTCTTCATTTATCCAGATGTAGCCACTCTCTCCCGTGCAACACTTACCGCCGCAGCTCTCGCAAAAGCTGGCATCAAACTCATAGCTAAAGCCTTGCACTCTCACGTTAGCTCCTGATAATCAACGCTGTTTGTATCAGCTTTTTTAAAAATTTCAATCGCCTCTTTTGTATGCGAGCCATTTTCGCTCATCACTAAAGGCGGCAAAATTTTTAGCTTTGAGTTTGAATTATTTCTTACCTCAAATAAGGCTAAATTTGCTGGCTTATCAGCCTTTGTATGAATAAATTTTAGGCTTACTAAATTTAGTTTAAACTCTTTTAGACACATTGCGATCAGACTAAGATCATCAGGTGCGTAGCAAAAAAACGCCCTTTTGTGAGGCTTTAAATTTATGCTTATACCTCTTATAAAGTCTTTTAAACTTAAAGAGCTTGTGTATCTACTAGCTTTTATATGCTTATCTTCGCTCTGCTTTGCACCCTCGTGATAAAATGGCGGATTTGAGACGATGAGGTCAAATTTCTCACTATCTTTAAAATCTGCAAAATTAGCATTTATAATTTCTGCCTCCAAGCCGTTCTTACTGGCATTAAATTTAGAAATTCCACCATTTATTTGTAAGATATCAAGCAAGCTTAGGCTGGAATTTTTAAAGTCGCGTTTAAGCAGAAGCCCAAGTATCCCGCACCCTGAACCAACGTCTAAAATCCTGCCTGAAAAATTTTTCAAACTTGAGCTTATAAAATCATAAAGTACCAGCGTATCGCTGTTGTAGCGATAGCCACTTTTTAGCTGAGCCAAGATCATCTATAAACCTTGATGATAAAGCCACGCGTGACATCTTTTACGATCACTTCGGAGCTAAAGCTGATCCTTGCAAAATCGCCAAATTCTTCTTTTATAAGCTCGGCTGCTGCCTTTGCGCGCTCTTTACCAACGCCATAATTTACATAGTTATTTAGCCTGCCAAGATCATCTTTTTTGATGCTTTGCGCTACATTTGATGGGATGACAAAATTTTTCTTATCTACGATCGGAATTATCTCATAAAGGTAGTTTGAGTTAAATCTTTGCAAAAATTCGCTCACCTTATTCTTACACATCACGCTAATCTTATCTTTTGCGTCCATGTCATCACACTCAAGGCTAGAGATCAAAACTAGCTTTGTTGGCGTCTCTGGCTTAGTTGTCGCCTGCAAGATATTTTTTAAATTCACATTTTCATTTTCAAGCTCATCTTGTCTATTTAAATTTTGCTCGATATCTTTTTGAAGTTCGATGATTTTGGCATTTACTGGACTTCCTTTTGCGCTAGATGAGCTAAGTTCGTTTATTTTAGAATTTAACCTCTCAATCGTCTTATTGCTCTCATTTAACTTATGTTTTGCACTTTCAAGCTCATTTTGTAAGCTTAGTAAATTTTTACCACCGCTTTTATTACTATCAGCAAAAAGGGCCGACGTATCAGCTATCTTTTTTTGCAAAATATTTATTTGCTGGCGCAAAATTTCATAGTTTTGCATATCGATCTTTAGCGTTCTTTTTTGAGCTTCTAGCTCATTTTGCTTTGAAGCTAACATTTGACTAGTTTGTGTAAGATTATTTTCCAGCTCTTTTATCTTTTCATCTTTTAAATTTATCTTTGCACTTAAATTTTTTAATTCGCTGTCATTTAAACCAAGCTTTTGGGTCTGCAAAGAGATAGTTTGGTTTTGCTCAAACAAAGTTTTTAAAAATTTATTCGTCTTTGTATCAAGCGTCTTTAACTCATCTCGTGCATTTTTAAAGCTCTCTTCACTTAAATTTAGCTTTTTATTTAGCTCACTTAGACTTGCATTTGCATCTAAATTTTGCTTCTCTAGCTTTTTATTTATCAAATTTACTCGCTCAAGCTCTTTTTTAAGCGAATTTATATTTTCATTTGCGAGTTTATTTTCCTGCTCGCTTTTAAGATTTTTTTCTTTTAAATCATTAAAACTTTTATGAAGTGCCGCAAGAGAGGCATTTAGCTCTAAATTTTTACCATTATAGTTTTCAACTGCCAAATCTTTTGAGTTTAAATTTTTCTTTATCTCATCAAGCTCATAAATTCTGTCTTTTAAGGCAGTCTTGCTTGACTCAAGAGCCTCCTCAAGATCAATTATCTTATTTGCCTTTTTTGAAAGCTCATCCTCCATAACGCTTTTTTGCGTTTCAAAGCCATCAGTTAGTGCATTTATCTCTTTTTCATAGCTAAATTTTTGTGTCTTAGCGTCATTTTTTGCTCGCTCGATCTCCTCTTTTAAAAGCAAAATTTCTTTTTTTTCGTTTTTATCTTTTTCATTTTGAGTATTTTCATACTCTTTTATTAGCGCATCTTTTTGAGCCAGTGTCGTATTTAGCTCTATATTTTGCTCTTTTAAAGCTGTGTAATTTGCCTCAGCTGCCTCTTTAAATTTAGCAAAATTTGCTTCGATATCTTTTACCTTACTTTCATCGCCATTTTTTGCCTCATTTATCGCATTTTCAAGGTCTATTATCTTTTTTTCATAGGCTTTTGAGCTCTCTATCATATCAGCTTGAGCTTCATTTAGCCGTTTTGTGAGAGTTTGTATATTTTCAAAGTGTTGTGCTTCAAGCTCGCCAAGCGTCTTTTGGTTTTTCTCAACTATCTCATTTTTTTCATTTTTGATATTTTTTTTCATCTCTGAAATTTTGCTTATAAAGTCTAAATTTTTCTCGCTGATATCGACATTATCAGTAGCTAAAATTTTATTTTTTTTACTTAGCTCACGAACTTGCTCCTGAAGTTCGTTTACATCATTTGATAAATTTTGATCGTTCATTTCAGTAAAATTTTGGATATAGCTTTTTGGAGTTATATATCCGCCATATTCGTAAAGATCGTCTTTGCTGATGTATTTTTGTCTCTCTTCTTCTGGCAAATTATCAAAATTTATAGAATAAATCGTTTGATTAGTATCTTTTAGCGTCTCATCTTCTTTTGGAGATTTAAAAAACGATAGGCAAAAGCCAACTATCAAACAAAAAATAGCTAGTAAAATTTTATTTATCAAGCTTATGCCTTGCCCTTTAAAATGTCTTTTATGACGTGATGAGCGTGATTTAGAGCAACGACTATTGAGCCGCCATTTTTTAGCACGATATCACCGCCCACATAAAGTCCTGGCACGCTACTTTGGTAGCTACTATCAACTATTGGAGTGCCTTTTTCATCAATTTTTATCTGACATTTTTGTAAAAAATCAACCGGACTTGAGCCACCTATTGCATAGACAACTCTGTCATAAACGCGAATTTTGCCATTTTCATAATGCACTCTAACTTTGCCTGATTCGTTATCTATCTCTTTTATATCGTGATTTAGCCTAACTTTTATCTTGCCGTGCTTTTCTAGCTCCCAAAGTGCGCTTAAATTTGTCTCATTTACGCGGCTAAAATTATCTTTTCTATAAGCGATTGTGGTTTTATTGTATTGGCAAAGCTCGATCGCATACTCAACCGCTGAGTTTCCGCCACCTACAACAAGCACCTTTTCGCCGTTTGTGCAGCTATCAAGGTTAAAATTTACAACCGCGTTTAGTGAAGGTGGGATTTTATAATCAGGCTTATTTGGTCGTCCCATTTTGCCAATTGATATCATTACATTTTTAGCTTCATAGACGGCTTTTGAGGTAGTTACTTTAAAAATTTCTCCATCTTTTTTTACACTCTCTACTTCAGAGTTAAAAAAAGCTTCAATCTTTTCAGTATCAAGCAGCTTGTCAAAATAATCAAGCGTGCTCTCTTTCGTGCCATCCTCAAATGAAACTACACCATGTATCGTGCTATCTTGCCCTTTATACTCTTTATCTACGCGTTTATTATCTTTATAAAATTTTCTTATCGTTTGGCTGTGATTATCGCCTTTTTCAAGAAGCAAAACGTTGTTTAAGCCATTTCTTTTTGCCTCAACTACGCTAGCAATTCCACAGGGTCCGCCACCAACAACAATTAGATCATAAACATTCACCATCTTTTTCTCCAAATTTTATAAATTTTAAGCTTTTTTAACCAGATCAGCCATCAAAAAAGCAAGCTCAAGTGCCTGATCAGCATTTAGTCTTGGATCGCACTGCGTCTCATATCTCTCTTTTAGCGAGCTTTCAGTGATGTTTAGCGCGCCGCCGGTACACTCTGTCACATCTTTACCAGTCATCTCAAGATGCACGCCACCTGCTCTTGTGCCCTCAGCTTTATGAATTTCAAAAAAGCTTCTAACCTCGCTTAAAATTTTACTAAATTCACGAGTTTTGTAGTTATTTGAGGCCTTAACAGTGTTGCCATGCATCGGATCGATACTATAAACGATATTTAGCCCCTCGCGTTTTAACTCTCTTAAAATTTTTGGTAAATTTTCACCGATTTTATCTGCACCCATTCTGATTATCACATTTAGTCTGCCAGCTTCATTTTCTGGATTTAGTTTATTTGCAAGTGCGACGACATCTTCAGCCTTTGCACTTGGTCCGATCTTTACGCCGATAGGATTTTTCACACCACTTAAAAAATGTACGTGAGCGTCATTTATACCACGCGTTCTTTCGCCTATCCAAAGCATATGAGCCGAGCAGTCGTACCACTCACCGCTAAGACTATCAACCCTAGTCAATGCCTCCTCATAAGGTAGCAAAAGTGCCTCGTGAGATGTATAAACCGCGGTTTGATTTATGACTGGCGTATTTGCTGAAGTGATGCCACAAGCTGCCATAAATGAAAGCGTCTTTGTTAATTCATCAGCTAGTTTTGCGTATTTCTCGCCGATCTCTGGCTTTTTAACAAAGCCTAAATTCCACTTATGCACTTGATGAAGGTCGGCCAAACCACCTCTTGAAAAGGCTCTAAGTAAGTTCATCGTAGATGCGCTTTGATAATATGCCTCTATCATGCGTTTTGGATCAGGCACTCTTGCCTTTTCGTCAAATTCAAAGCCATTTATGATGTCGCCTCTATAGCTTGGAAGCTTAATGCCATTTACCTCTTCAAAATCGCTACTTCTAGGCTTTGCAAACTGCCCTGCCACGCGGCCCACTTTGACCACTGGATAGCCACCAGCAAAGGTTAAAACTATCGCCATTTGAAGTAAAACCTTAAACATATCTCTGATGTTGTTTGCATTAAAATTTGTAAAGCTCTCAGCGCAGTCGCCACCTTGAAGCAAAAATGCCTCGCCATTACAAACTTTTGCAAGTTCTTCTTTTAAACTTCTAGCCTCGCCAGCAAAGACCAAAGGAGGAAGCGATTTTAATTTTTCTTCGACCTCTTTAAGCTCTTTTAAATCTGGGTATTTTGGTTGTTGCAAGATATTAAATTCTCTCCAGCTATCGCGGTTCCAAGTCATTTATTTTCCTATCTTTTTTGCCTTAAATTAGACGCTGATTATATCACGGCAAACTTAAAAAATAAAAGCCATTAATGGGCTATTAAAGATATTTTGCCTACAATCGCTACTTTAAATTTACCCAAAAAGGAGCAGAATTTTTTCATGATAAAAGGCATATTTTATTCGCTTTTGGCATCTGTTTTGTTTAACTGCATCTACTACATGTCAGTGCTCATGAACCCCATCAGCACGCAAGCTCTTATTGGATACCGCATGATCTTTGCCATGCCTTTTGTCATCGCCGCCATTTTTTTGTTAAAACAGCAGCGAAATTTCAAATTTTTACTTCTAAAAATAAAGCTAAAACCTAAAATTTTACTAGTTTTGCTTGCTACCTCGCTCATTGTCTCATTTCAGATGTGGCTCTATCTCTGGGCTCCAAGTAACGGCGCAGCGCTAAAAGTCTCGATAGGCTACCTCATCATGCCAATAGTCATGGTCCTTTTTGGACGGATATTTTTCAAAGAGCACCTCTCAAAAATAAAGTTAGCATCGATATTTTTCGCTGCCATTGGCGTCTTTAGCACAGCGGTCATAAGCGGTGGCATCTCGTGGGAGAGCGCTGTAGTTTTTTGCCTTTATCCAGTCTATTTTGCCATTAGAAAGTACTACAACCTTGCAAATTTCTCAAGCTTTGTTATCGAGATAATTTTTATGTTTTTATTCTCATTTTATTTTGCGCTCACAGCCGATATGGACTACGTAATGAGCCAAAATCCAAACATCTACTATCTGCTCATCTTGCTTGGTGCTATCAGCGGCATAGCCCTCATCGCCCAGATCCTCTCAAGCACGCTCGTGCCGATAAATGTACTAGGTTTGCTTACATATTTTGAGCCTATAATGATGCTTTTTGTCTCATTTGCCATCGGCGAGAGACTGGAGAAAAGCTCATACTTTTTAATGATCTGCCTAGCCATCTCTGTCACACTTTTGATGATAGATAGTATAAATTCTATAAAAGGCGACAAAAATACCAAGACTAAATGAGAGCCAAAAAGGCGTTATTCTCGCGCTTAGCGCCTTTTTTATGTGGGGGTTTTTGGCGGTTTATTTCAACCTCTTTAGCAAAGATATCGATGCTTATGAAATTTTAGCCCACAGAGTCATTTGGTCATTTTTCTTAATGGCTGGAGTGCTTTATTTTAGTGGCAAAATGGGCGAAATTTTTACTTTACTTAAAGATATTCGTTCGCTAAAAACCTTATTTTTGAGTGGTATATTTATCACCACAAACTGGGGCGTTTATGTATATGCAGTTAGCAATGGCAAAATTTTGGACACAAGCCTGGGCTAT is a genomic window containing:
- the trpC gene encoding indole-3-glycerol phosphate synthase TrpC; its protein translation is MILDEIIKKTKDDLEKRKADFPEEWLGRSLAYNPYVPRDVLNALRASQNEPIKIIAEIKKASPSRGVIREDFEPIKIAQEYEQYSNAFSILTEPHWFKGNIEYITQVRRYASRPILRKDFIVDKYQILEALVYGADFILLIAKALTQNELKELLDYAHHLGLEVLVETHDASDVKKAIFAGANIIGINHRNLDDFTMDMSLCEKLIPLLPNGKIIVAESGLYEHEQLRELSKIGVDAFLIGEHFMRQDDIKNAVKKIKEGE
- the lpxD gene encoding UDP-3-O-(3-hydroxymyristoyl)glucosamine N-acyltransferase translates to MKLSEIASKVNATFSGEDLEIFALNSLKNANKAELTYCDGEKNAKFISTSNAGAILVTKSLLGLVPAGMVALVCDNPHLAFALLSKDYAKPLFCEPKPSNIAKSAKIMPNVYVGSNVSVGENTVVMAGAFLGDNVTIGKNCIIHPNVVIYNDCVIGNECHLLANCVIGSDGFGYAHTKTGEHVKIYHNGNVVLGDFVEIGACTTIDRGVFESTMIANYTKIDNLVQIGHNCELGNGCLIVSQTGLAGSTVLGRNVVMGGQSGSAGHVKVGDFAQIAARGGVSKDLPGGKKYAGAYPIMELSDQFKLQAKILRFFKKN
- a CDS encoding acetolactate synthase large subunit; this translates as MKQISGSQMISEALHEEGVEIVFGYPGGAALNIYDETYKQTYFKHVLVRHEQAAVHAADGYARVSGKVGVAFVTSGPGFTNAVTGLATAYSDSIPIVLISGQVPTFMIGTDAFQEIDAVGISRPCVKHNFLVNSVEELPRIIKEAFYIARSGRPGPVHIDIPKNITSRLGDFVYPKEISIPSYKPTYKGNSKQIKKAAVAINEAKRPLLYIGGGAVASGASDIIRKFMQKTGIPAVETLMALGVLDAKDELNLGMAGMHGSYASNMALSECDLLISLGARFCDRITGRTDEFAKHAKIIHIDIDPSSISKIINAHYPIVGDLTNVLTELHEEVNAKPENYAPWREILDRYSKLNPLGYTDSDKVLKPQWVIEETAKIAGADAIISTDVGQHQMWVAQFYPFNRARQLVTSGGLGTMGFGLPAAIGAKCAKPENLVINFTGDGSILMNIQELMTAHEINMPVINIILNNNFLGMVRQWQTFFYEKRYSSTDLSLQPDFVKIAEGFGGIGFVCKSKDEFRKALKEAIDSKKSAMIDVRIDRFEDVLPMVPAGAAIYNMILKSKEEK
- a CDS encoding HIT family protein — translated: MQHLCAPWRSEYFSAKKDSCVFCDVINSDDDDKNGVLFRAKHCFGIMNLYPYSPGHFMIIPNQHTDKIEELDEQTWFEMSKFVRLGVEILKKELYANGVNIGMNLGKAAGAGIAEHVHYHLVPRWSGDTNFITTISDVRVNGTPFHPLFEKLKKAFSAVI
- the ilvN gene encoding acetolactate synthase small subunit is translated as MRRTISVIVLNEHGVLARISGLFAGRGYNIDTLTVAPIPESNFSRLSIVTSGDERVLEQIVKQLHKLIPTYKVIESGEFVEKEMALVKIPLGENFAGLEAILKSYNGIVTNTNENYIVVMVADDASRIENFLKSIKKFNPVDVVRGGSVIMDI
- the mnmH gene encoding tRNA 2-selenouridine(34) synthase MnmH, which produces MPLFELDVEQWLEKRSSFEILIDARSPHEFLYSHIKDAINLYALNDIEHKEVGTLYKSDRFLAKSLGAKYICKNLQNIIDEVYKRAKVGSAIGIYCAKGGLRSNSVGYVLSMIGYRVFRLSSGYKAYRNHVLEFLNRPLSTKFITLFGNTGCYKSKLIRTLSPSIDLEAMANHLGSVFGAINGAQPSQKSFEDALFEKLITLEDKICFIEGESRRIGSLSLPKSLYEAMRSGINVEVSASLEKRISCIVDDYKSVDKAFFDECMKKISPFIDKKARDEAVAKFNENDIAKVAEILLTKYYDKVYKKNENINVFINSDNFDEAVKKLNDIKNEAKF